In the genome of Hyphobacterium sp. CCMP332, one region contains:
- a CDS encoding homocysteine S-methyltransferase family protein translates to MTDIRDILKRKILVLDGAMGTMIQQYKLEEEDFRGHIYKDHSMSLKGNNDLLSLTQPEIIKEIHAKYFEAGADIAETNTFTSNRLAQADYGLESEVYKMNLASAKIAKEVSNEFSAKEPEKPRFVAGSIGPTNRTASLSPDVNDPGFRAVTFDELKDTYAEQVRGLLDGGVDLLLVETVFDTLNAKACLFAIQEILEERNIQIPIMVSGTITDASGRTLSGQTTEAFLISVSHVPLLSVGLNCALGAKELRPYLQVMANKSECFVSAHPNAGLPNEFGEYDQSPENMAAQIKEFLDENLVNIVGGCCGTTPEHIKAISELVSKYQPRDLAVMVE, encoded by the coding sequence ATGACAGATATAAGAGATATTCTGAAAAGAAAAATACTGGTTTTAGATGGTGCCATGGGTACTATGATACAACAATACAAGTTGGAGGAAGAGGACTTTCGCGGTCATATTTACAAAGATCATTCAATGTCCTTAAAGGGCAATAATGATTTATTGTCATTAACACAGCCGGAAATAATTAAGGAAATCCACGCAAAATATTTTGAAGCTGGTGCCGATATTGCCGAAACGAATACATTTACCAGCAACAGACTGGCTCAGGCAGACTACGGGCTTGAATCCGAAGTTTATAAAATGAATCTGGCTTCTGCAAAAATTGCAAAAGAAGTGTCGAACGAATTCAGTGCAAAAGAACCGGAAAAACCCAGATTTGTTGCGGGATCGATAGGCCCAACCAATAGAACGGCTTCATTATCGCCTGATGTAAATGATCCGGGTTTTCGAGCTGTTACCTTTGATGAACTGAAAGACACATATGCTGAGCAGGTAAGAGGTTTACTTGATGGCGGAGTCGATTTGTTATTAGTAGAAACCGTATTTGATACTTTAAATGCGAAGGCTTGTCTTTTTGCCATTCAGGAAATTTTGGAAGAAAGAAATATTCAAATTCCAATAATGGTTTCAGGTACAATTACCGACGCGAGTGGAAGAACCTTATCAGGGCAAACAACCGAAGCATTCCTGATATCCGTATCACATGTTCCATTATTAAGTGTTGGATTAAATTGTGCACTAGGGGCAAAAGAATTGCGTCCTTATTTACAGGTAATGGCAAACAAATCGGAATGTTTTGTAAGTGCACATCCAAATGCCGGCTTGCCAAATGAATTCGGTGAATACGATCAGAGTCCCGAAAACATGGCCGCTCAAATCAAAGAATTTTTAGATGAAAACTTAGTCAATATAGTGGGCGGTTGCTGTGGAACGACACCTGAACACATAAAAGCAATTTCAGAATTAGTTAGTAAATATCAGCCAAGAGATCTGGCTGTAATGGTAGAATAG
- a CDS encoding phosphatase has translation MKLAAIDIGSNAIRFQISRVIEDDGEMKIKKLEYVRFPLRLGQDVFNLNEISEKNQEKFFKLMKAFKLLMDLYEVDHYMACATSAMREAKNGVEIARQIERKLDFDINIINGDEEAWLINKVILNSLNEEHTVHIDVGGGSTEINVYNGRKKVNSESFKIGSVRNLQGKDTPEIWEIMEKWVKKNIMGLDNLVAIGTGGNINKIYELGNTKRDNSITIKNFQKTLNEIEKMSMEYRMNHLMLNPDRADVIVPASKIYLSIMKWANAKKIVVPQVGLKDGMMALLIDKHYKAWRKSRINQIV, from the coding sequence TTGAAATTAGCTGCAATTGACATTGGCTCCAACGCCATTCGCTTTCAAATATCCCGTGTCATAGAAGATGATGGCGAAATGAAAATTAAAAAGTTGGAATACGTGCGTTTTCCGCTTAGGCTCGGACAAGATGTATTCAACCTCAATGAAATCAGTGAAAAGAATCAGGAAAAATTTTTTAAACTGATGAAAGCCTTCAAATTATTGATGGATTTATACGAAGTGGATCATTATATGGCTTGTGCTACCTCTGCGATGCGCGAAGCAAAAAATGGTGTTGAAATTGCTCGTCAAATTGAACGAAAACTCGATTTTGACATCAATATTATCAATGGTGATGAAGAAGCATGGCTGATCAACAAAGTTATTCTCAACAGCTTAAATGAAGAACATACAGTACACATTGATGTGGGTGGTGGCAGTACAGAGATTAATGTTTACAATGGGCGAAAAAAGGTCAATTCGGAATCTTTTAAAATAGGGTCTGTTAGAAATCTTCAGGGCAAGGATACACCTGAAATTTGGGAAATAATGGAAAAATGGGTCAAAAAAAATATTATGGGCCTTGATAACTTAGTTGCCATAGGAACCGGTGGAAATATCAATAAAATCTATGAATTGGGGAATACAAAAAGAGACAACTCTATAACTATTAAAAATTTTCAAAAAACACTCAATGAGATTGAGAAGATGTCAATGGAATATCGAATGAATCATTTAATGCTCAACCCTGATCGGGCGGATGTGATTGTACCGGCATCAAAGATTTATTTATCGATAATGAAATGGGCTAATGCCAAAAAAATTGTAGTTCCACAAGTTGGTTTAAAAGATGGAATGATGGCACTGTTGATTGACAAACATTATAAAGCCTGGCGAAAATCCAGAATTAATCAAATAGTCTAA
- the metH gene encoding methionine synthase, translating into MNKTEFKHKPLKLSGLEPLVVTSESNFINIGERTNVTGSRKFLRLIKEDKYEEALSVARDQVEGGAQVLDVNMDEGMIDGKEAMVKFLNLIGSEPDISRIPIMIDSSKWEIIEAGLKCVQGKAIVNSISLKEGEETFIAQAKKVKMYGAAVIVMAFDEDGQADTYERRIQICERSYKILVEKVKFPAEDIIFDPNIFPVATGMEEHRKNALNFFRATKWIRQNLPGAHVSGGVSNVSFSFRGNDKVREAMHSAFLYHAIQNGMDMGIVNPAMLEVYDDIPEELLRKVEDVLLDRNDEATETLIQYAEKVKGNGKQRVVDNKWREDEVEKRLEHALVKGIIDYIDEDTEEARLKYQRPLKVIEGPLMDGMNVVGDLFGSGKMFLPQVVKSARVMKKSVAYLLPFLEEEKRLNNDTSQNAKILLATVKGDVHDIGKNIVGVVLACNNFEIIDLGVMVAAEKILDTAVEEQVDIIGLSGLITPSLDEMVHVAKEMERRKLNIPLLIGGATTSRIHTAVKIDPHYSGPVVHVLDASRSVPVAGELSNVELLPGYLDRIKKEYASLREEHSKKHKIKTYVSIEEARENHAQVDFENSIAQPKKLGITVINDVGVSTLKNYIDWTPFFSTWMLKGKYPRIFENKTIGIEAKKLFDDAQEMLEKIEKEDWLLSKGVCGIFEANSIGDDVQVYENGDWKTTFHFLRQQGKKGSGYPNYSLSDFIAPKSSGKKDYIGGFAVTAGIGIERLIERFEKDHDDYNNIMIKSLADRLAEAFAEYLHERVRTKIWAYSDKKLNNEDLISEKYQGIRPAPGYPACPDHTEKKLLFDLLEVEKNTGISLTESFAMYPASSVSGFYFARPESKYFGLGKISKDQLIDYSKRKGMSQHEMEKWLAPNLNYETNL; encoded by the coding sequence ATGAATAAAACTGAATTTAAACACAAGCCACTAAAACTAAGTGGCCTTGAACCACTCGTAGTTACCTCAGAGTCCAATTTTATAAATATTGGGGAGCGAACCAATGTAACCGGTTCAAGAAAATTTCTGCGTTTAATCAAGGAAGACAAATACGAAGAGGCGCTGTCAGTGGCGAGAGATCAGGTTGAAGGGGGTGCACAGGTATTGGATGTCAACATGGATGAAGGCATGATTGATGGCAAGGAAGCCATGGTTAAGTTTTTAAATTTAATCGGCTCCGAACCTGATATTTCCAGAATACCAATAATGATTGATTCGTCGAAATGGGAAATTATTGAGGCCGGGTTAAAATGTGTGCAAGGCAAAGCCATAGTAAATTCCATTTCTCTGAAAGAAGGGGAGGAGACATTTATAGCACAAGCTAAAAAAGTTAAAATGTATGGAGCGGCCGTTATCGTCATGGCATTTGATGAAGATGGACAAGCCGATACATACGAAAGAAGAATTCAGATCTGTGAAAGATCCTATAAAATATTGGTTGAAAAGGTAAAATTTCCTGCGGAAGATATCATTTTCGATCCGAATATTTTTCCTGTTGCGACAGGAATGGAAGAGCACCGGAAAAATGCACTAAATTTTTTCAGGGCTACCAAATGGATTCGCCAAAACTTGCCCGGTGCTCATGTAAGCGGTGGCGTGAGTAATGTTTCATTTTCATTTCGCGGAAATGACAAAGTGAGAGAAGCCATGCATTCGGCATTTCTTTATCACGCCATTCAAAATGGTATGGATATGGGAATAGTGAATCCCGCGATGCTCGAAGTATATGATGATATACCTGAAGAATTACTCCGGAAAGTTGAAGATGTATTGCTCGACAGAAATGATGAGGCAACAGAAACACTGATCCAATATGCTGAGAAAGTTAAAGGAAACGGGAAACAAAGGGTAGTCGATAATAAATGGAGAGAAGATGAAGTTGAAAAACGACTGGAGCATGCTCTGGTCAAGGGAATTATAGATTATATAGATGAAGACACTGAAGAAGCCAGATTGAAATATCAAAGACCTTTAAAGGTAATTGAAGGGCCACTTATGGACGGTATGAATGTGGTTGGCGATCTCTTTGGCTCCGGCAAAATGTTTCTTCCACAAGTGGTGAAAAGCGCCAGGGTTATGAAAAAGTCTGTGGCCTACCTACTTCCATTTCTTGAAGAAGAAAAAAGACTAAATAACGATACCAGTCAAAACGCAAAAATACTTCTCGCTACTGTAAAAGGAGATGTTCATGATATAGGTAAAAATATTGTAGGAGTAGTATTAGCCTGTAATAATTTTGAAATTATCGATTTAGGAGTGATGGTAGCTGCAGAAAAAATTCTGGATACCGCTGTTGAAGAACAGGTTGATATCATTGGCCTTAGCGGTTTAATTACGCCTTCTCTGGATGAAATGGTACATGTTGCCAAGGAAATGGAAAGAAGAAAACTGAATATTCCTCTGCTGATCGGTGGCGCAACAACTTCAAGAATTCACACTGCAGTTAAAATCGACCCACATTATTCGGGACCAGTAGTACATGTATTGGATGCATCCAGGAGTGTGCCTGTGGCAGGGGAATTAAGCAATGTTGAATTACTGCCGGGATATCTTGACAGAATTAAAAAGGAATATGCAAGCCTTAGAGAGGAGCACAGTAAGAAACACAAAATTAAAACCTATGTAAGCATTGAGGAAGCTCGGGAAAACCATGCACAGGTCGATTTCGAAAATTCGATTGCCCAACCAAAAAAGTTGGGTATTACTGTAATAAATGATGTGGGCGTTTCTACGCTTAAAAACTATATTGATTGGACCCCTTTCTTTTCTACATGGATGTTGAAAGGAAAATATCCAAGAATTTTTGAGAACAAAACCATTGGCATTGAAGCAAAAAAGCTTTTTGATGATGCTCAGGAAATGCTTGAGAAAATTGAAAAGGAAGATTGGCTTTTAAGCAAAGGTGTTTGTGGTATTTTCGAAGCCAATTCAATTGGAGATGATGTGCAGGTGTATGAAAATGGCGATTGGAAAACAACGTTTCATTTTCTAAGACAACAAGGTAAAAAAGGCAGCGGATATCCAAATTATAGTCTTTCCGATTTTATTGCTCCCAAATCTTCAGGAAAAAAAGATTATATAGGTGGTTTTGCCGTTACGGCAGGAATTGGAATTGAAAGGCTTATTGAGCGTTTTGAGAAAGATCACGATGATTATAACAATATAATGATCAAATCACTTGCTGATCGACTCGCTGAAGCTTTTGCCGAATATTTGCATGAAAGAGTAAGAACGAAAATTTGGGCCTATTCCGATAAAAAACTTAACAATGAAGATTTAATTTCCGAAAAATACCAGGGAATCAGACCGGCTCCGGGTTATCCTGCCTGTCCTGATCATACCGAGAAAAAGCTTCTCTTTGATTTGCTGGAAGTTGAAAAAAATACAGGGATAAGTTTAACCGAAAGTTTTGCCATGTATCCCGCATCATCGGTCAGTGGTTTTTATTTTGCCAGACCGGAAAGCAAATATTTTGGATTGGGAAAGATTTCCAAAGACCAGCTAATTGATTATTCAAAAAGGAAGGGCATGTCGCAGCATGAAATGGAAAAATGGCTGGCCCCAAATCTTAATTACGAAACAAATTTATGA
- the ppk1 gene encoding polyphosphate kinase 1, which produces MPEAKVVNKIDSSKYISRDLSWLKFNHRVLDQALDANRTLFERMKFLAITESNLDEFFMIRVGSLYNYIDYGKKRIDYSGLREGPFKQMLMARAQEFVARQYDCYYKQLVPLFDKNGFEISDVNSLKPEEIDEIKEYFRGTIFPMLTPMVYDNYHTFPVLMNAIPVFAVVTKPSRRSRERKKLSFVQIPQNLPKYYQINRGNKIVFVPIQEIIRSEIDKLYRNIFIENVKLIRITRNGDFTLEESDDLEMDFIDELKHKLKKRKTGRVVRLEIESGSLESLKRILKERWELEEDAIFEFDRILDFTSLWQIINHNEFKDKIPTLPSPVLPLSYRHVEKEEDTDIMEYLEANDILLHHPYNSIHPVIDLLETAADDPNVLAIKITIYRLAKGSRVTSALLKAAENGIHVSVLFEVKARFDEENNLREAAKLQKAGVFVIYGMSALKTHTKLLLIVRKTEDKVIRYVHLGTGNYNESTSKLYTDLGLLTTNELYANDVSEFFNVITGHSAPSIYKSLLTAPKDLRNSLIDLINKEKENALEGKPSGICIKINSLEDRRTIDELYEASQAGVNIHLIVRGICCLRPRRKGLSENITVRSIVGDFLEHSRIFYFHNEGDPIIYGGSADIMVRSFDRRIESLFMINDRKAKKEAINILVYNLNDNVNSYEMLEDGSYEKLETFEGLSFDIHKEFFDVTRNIIDSVRLFD; this is translated from the coding sequence ACGGCAAAAAGAGAATTGATTATTCCGGTTTAAGAGAGGGGCCTTTTAAACAAATGCTTATGGCAAGGGCTCAGGAATTTGTAGCCCGGCAATACGATTGCTATTACAAACAACTTGTTCCTCTTTTTGATAAGAATGGATTTGAAATATCAGATGTAAATTCTTTGAAGCCTGAGGAAATTGATGAAATCAAAGAGTATTTCAGAGGTACAATATTTCCGATGCTAACACCGATGGTGTATGATAATTATCATACATTCCCGGTTTTAATGAATGCTATTCCTGTTTTTGCGGTGGTTACTAAACCCAGTCGAAGAAGTAGGGAAAGAAAAAAGCTCTCTTTTGTTCAGATTCCTCAAAACTTACCTAAGTATTATCAAATCAACAGGGGGAACAAAATTGTATTTGTGCCTATTCAGGAAATTATTCGTTCCGAAATAGACAAATTGTATCGCAATATCTTTATTGAAAATGTGAAATTGATCAGGATCACCAGAAATGGAGATTTTACACTCGAAGAAAGTGATGATCTTGAAATGGATTTTATTGATGAGTTAAAACATAAACTCAAAAAAAGAAAAACAGGAAGGGTGGTTCGGCTTGAAATTGAATCGGGTTCATTGGAATCACTAAAACGAATCCTTAAGGAAAGATGGGAGCTGGAGGAGGATGCAATTTTCGAGTTTGACAGAATTTTGGATTTTACAAGTCTTTGGCAGATTATAAATCATAATGAATTTAAGGACAAAATACCCACACTGCCATCGCCTGTTCTACCTCTCTCTTACAGGCATGTAGAAAAAGAAGAGGATACGGATATTATGGAATATCTCGAAGCAAATGATATACTTCTTCATCATCCGTATAACAGTATACATCCGGTTATTGACCTCCTTGAAACGGCAGCAGACGACCCTAATGTTCTTGCCATAAAAATTACAATTTATCGATTGGCAAAGGGGAGCAGAGTGACGAGTGCATTGTTAAAAGCCGCGGAAAATGGAATCCACGTTTCTGTTCTCTTTGAGGTAAAAGCCCGTTTTGATGAGGAAAATAATTTAAGAGAAGCCGCTAAACTACAAAAGGCCGGTGTTTTTGTGATTTACGGAATGTCTGCATTAAAAACGCATACAAAATTGCTTCTCATAGTTAGAAAAACTGAAGATAAAGTCATTAGATATGTGCATTTGGGTACAGGCAATTATAATGAAAGTACTTCCAAGCTGTATACGGATTTGGGTCTATTGACAACCAATGAATTATATGCTAATGATGTTTCTGAATTCTTCAATGTAATTACGGGCCATTCTGCACCTAGTATTTATAAATCGCTTTTAACTGCTCCAAAAGATCTTAGAAATTCATTGATCGATCTTATTAATAAGGAGAAAGAGAATGCTTTAGAAGGGAAACCATCAGGAATTTGTATTAAAATAAATTCATTAGAGGATCGTAGAACAATTGACGAACTTTATGAAGCCAGTCAGGCCGGTGTCAATATTCATTTGATTGTTAGAGGAATATGTTGTTTAAGACCTAGAAGAAAGGGCCTAAGTGAAAATATTACCGTGCGATCGATTGTAGGTGATTTTCTTGAGCATTCGAGGATATTTTATTTTCATAATGAAGGCGACCCAATAATTTATGGTGGAAGTGCTGATATTATGGTAAGAAGTTTTGACCGAAGAATAGAATCTCTATTCATGATTAACGATCGCAAAGCCAAAAAAGAGGCTATAAATATATTGGTTTATAATTTGAATGATAACGTCAATTCCTATGAAATGCTGGAAGATGGCAGTTATGAAAAACTTGAAACTTTTGAAGGCCTATCTTTTGATATTCACAAAGAATTTTTTGATGTAACCCGAAACATCATTGACTCAGTTAGACTATTTGATTAA